A stretch of Castanea sativa cultivar Marrone di Chiusa Pesio chromosome 2, ASM4071231v1 DNA encodes these proteins:
- the LOC142623200 gene encoding nucleoside hydrolase 3-like yields MRMLLQRNFLVVVLWIIGVVGANLYTVDCLPHRILLDTDVDTDDFFALLYLLKQNRSEFEVEAVTINVNAWNDAGHAVNQIYDILYMMGRDDIAVGVGGDGGILEDGTILPNVGGYLPIIEQGNTTVGYCRYRQAIPVGQGGRLDIDSNYGIRKAFLPQGRRKYAPLWQPTAQQVMIDKISAGPITVFIIGAHTNFAIFLMNNPHLKKNVEHIYVMGGGVRSKNPTGCCPQNASSSCTPQQCGDHGNMFTDYTSNPYAEFNIFGDPFAAYQVFHSGIPITLVPLDATNTIPISENFFNTFEKNQNTYEAQYCYQSLKIARDTWFDDQFYTSYFMWDSFLSGVATSIMRNSHNHNGENEFAEMEYMNITVVTSNKPYGVYDGSNPFFDGRKVPKFNLKRGGVHSGHVQTRLRDPFCIVKNGKGKCQDGYTAEVTGSEAVQVLVATKAKPNQNIDSPLDREFFISFLDALNRPQHTGRFNLTTQFPHYKEVLYKPNFSSKKLGKPVVFDMDMSAGDFLALFYLLKVPVEVINLKAVIVSTTGWANAATIDIIYDLLHMMGRDDILVGLGDVFAMNQTDPISSAVGDCRYVKAIPHGSGGLIDSDTLYGLARELPRSPRRYTAQNSVKYGAPRNTDHPELRQPLALEVWDSIVANLDPGSKITILTNGPLTNLAKIILSEKNATSFIQDVYIVGGHISHGHRDKGNVFTVHSNKYAEFNMFLDPVAAKTVFDSKVNITLIPLGVQRRVGSLPRILERLLETKRTPEAKFASRLLSRLYHLQKLHFLYKHMDIFSGEILGAVALAGDLKPTVQVKPVKIFAEGVESKDGQTVIDKKYGKLVKILNNVDPTAYYDLFANRLGNMKQSAVIGSFDEQRRQWSTRP; encoded by the exons ATGAGAATGTTGCTGCAGAGGAATTTCTTGGTTGTGGTGTTATGGATTATAGGAGTTGTTGGAGCTAATCTGTACACTGTGGATTGTCTCCCACATCGAATTCTTTTGGATACAGATGTTGATACTGATGATTTCTTTGCCCTCTTGTACCTCTTGAAGCAGAACAGATCAGAGTTTGAGGTGGAA GCAGTCACTATCAATGTAAATGCATGGAATGATGCTGGACATGCTGTGAATCAAATTTATGACATTCTTTACATGATGGGTCGTGATGACATTGCTGTTGGAGTTGGGGGTGATGGTGGGATACTAGAAGATGGTACAATACTGCCAAATGTTGGAGGCTATCTTCCTATTATTGAACAG GGGAATACAACTGTAGGATATTGTAGATATAGACAAGCTATTCCCGTTGGTCAAGGAGGGCGATTGGATATTGATTCTAACTATGGAATCCGAAAAGCTTTCCTCCCTCAG GGGAGAAGGAAGTATGCTCCTCTTTGGCAACCAACTGCGCAACAAGTGATGATTGACAAAATATCAGCAGGTCCCATAACTGTTTTTATTATAGGAGCACATACAAATTTTGCTATTTTCCTTATGAATAATCCACATCTAAAGAAAAATGTTGAGCATATCTATGTCATGGGTGGTGGTGTGAGATCAAAGAATCCGACTGGTTGTTGCCCACAAAATGCAAGCTCATCTTGCACGCCTCAGCAGTGTGGCGACCATGGTAATATGTTCACAGATTATACTAGTAACCCATATGCAGAGTTCAATATATTTGGAGATCCTTTTGCTGCATACCAG GTTTTTCATTCTGGTATTCCCATCACTCTTGTTCCTTTGGATGCAACGAACACCATCCCCATCAGTGAGAATTTCTTTAACACATTTGAGAAGAATCAGAATACGTATGAGGCACAATACTGCTACCAGTCATTGAAAATAGCTCGTGATACATGGTTTGATGACCAATTCTATACG AGCTATTTTATGTGGGACTCCTTTTTATCTGGTGTGGCAACTTCAATCATGCGTAACTCACACAACCATAATGGGGAAAATGAATTTGCAGAAATGGAGTATATGAATATAACTGTAGTTACTTCAAACAAGCCTTATGGGGTGTATGATGGCTCCAATCCATTCTTTGATGGCCGTAAAGttccaaaattcaatttaaagaGGGGTGGTGTACATAGTGGTCATGTTCAGACTAGACTTCGAGATCCTTTTTGCATCGTGAAGAATGGGAAAGGGAAATGCCAG GATGGTTATACAGCAGAGGTAACTGGTTCAGAAGCCGTTCAAGTGCTAGTTGCTACAAAAGCAAAGCCTAATCAGAACATTGACAGCCCACTAGACagagaattttttataagtttctTAGAT GCTCTAAACCGCCCTCAACATACTGGCAGATTCAATTTAACGACACAATTTCCTCATTACAAAGAAGTTCTTTACAAACCAAATTTTAGCTCTAAAAAACTTGGGAAACCTGTTGTTTTTGATATGGATATGAGTGCTGGAGATTTTTTAGCTCTGTTTTACCTCCTTAAAGTGCCTGTGGAAGTGATCAACCTCAAG GCAGTAATAGTAAGCACAACTGGTTGGGCAAATGCTGCAACAATAGATATCATTTATGATTTACTTCATATGATGGGCCGTGATGACATTCTGGTTGGTCTTGGAGATGTTTTTGCAATGAACCAAACTGATCCAATCTCCTCAGCTGTTGGAGACTGCAGATATGTTAAGGCCATCCCACATGGGAGTGGTGGACTTATCGACTCAGACACTCTCTATGGTTTGGCACGAGAATTGCCACGAAGCCCTAGAAG GTATACAGCACAGAACTCTGTAAAGTATGGAGCTCCTCGGAACACTGACCATCCTGAACTCAGACAGCCTTTAGCATTGGAAGTTTGGGATTCTATAGTGGCAAATCTTGATCCAGGATCTAAGATTACCATACTGACCAATGGACCCCTTACTAATCTAGCAAAGATTATTCTATCGGAGAAAAATGCTACCTCTTTTATCCAG GATGTGTATATAGTTGGAGGGCACATCAGTCATGGTCACCGGGACAAAGGAAATGTGTTTACTGTTCACTCCAACAAATATGCAGAATTCAATATGTTTCTTGACCCTGTGGCTGCAAAGACAGTCTTTGATTCAAAGGTTAACATCACACTCATTCCACTTGGCGTCCAGCGTAGAGTTGGTTCATTACCAAGGATCTTAGAAAGGTTGCTAGAGACAAAAAGGACACCTGAAGCTAAGTTTGCCAGCCGATTACTGTCAAGGCTATACCACTTGCAAAAATTGCACTTTTTATATAAAcatatg GATATATTTTCTGGGGAAATCCTTGGTGCAGTAGCACTTGCCGGTGATCTAAAGCCAACTGTGCAAGTAAAGCCTGTCAAAATCTTTGCTGAAGGGGTTGAATCCAAAGACGGACAAACTGTGATTGATAAAAAGTATGGAAAATTGGTGAAAATATTGAATAATGTGGATCCAACAGCTTATTATGATCTATTTGCAAATAGGCTTGGTAACATGAAGCAGTCTGCAGTGATAGGAAGTTTTGATGAACAGAGAAGGCAGTGGAGTACACGGCCATAA